GTTGACGACCCAGGTCTGCGGGCAGGCGTTGTACTCGATCGCACACGGCGCCGACTCCCCGCACTGCTCGTCCGACGTGCACACCGCCCCCTGCAGCGCTCCTCCCCCGGCACATTGCCCGCCACCCAACACCAGCGTCCCGTCCCCGTTGTTGTTCGTCCCGAGAATCCCGATCGCGTTGTACTTCGAGACGTCCCCGCTCCCGAGCGTCACCAGCGTCGCTTCCCCCTTCAGATGGTTGCCCGCCACCGGCGCCCCGCTCGCATCCACCTCCACGCACTTCAGCTCCCCCGTGAAATCCGGCACCACCGGCGGCACCAACCCCGGGTCGAACCCCGCATCGTCGCAGTCCGAATTCCCGGGCCCGCAGGGCTCGTCCAGAGGATTCACCCGCCGCCCCTCGCTCACCGTCCAGTGCGTCGGCTGCTGCTTGGTCAGCACGATGTCGAAATCCACCTCCTGCCAAAGAGGCGGGTTGAGCGGCCCCTGGGGCTGCGTCGGATCCAGGAGCGCCCCGTTCACGTAAAAACAGTGCGCCCGCACCAGCGAGTTCGACGTGTTCGAAATCTGGACGATCGTGTCCCGCGTCCCGTTCGCCAAAACCTTCGGAAAAACCAAAATCGACGCGCTCCGCTCCGTCGTCACCTCCCCCAGAGCCTCCCCGCTCCACCATACCCCCACGACGAACACCAGCCCCAAAATCCCAACTCGCCTTCTACCCATTTGGCCTCTCCCTCGAGCTTTTTCGGCCGACAAGGTCGTACCCCGCCTTTCCGCCGCTCGTTCCCCCCGCCCCCGCGGACGGATCGCGGGCAACCATGTCAGCCGGCAAAGGCCTTGTCAAGTGCAAAGGGAGCGCGAGGTACCGCTCCCGCCGGTACGGTGTCTCTCAGGGGATGACCCGGACGACGTCGGCTGTCTCGCGCTGACCCTGCTGGTGAAGGTTGAAAGTAACCGTACGCCCCTCGCCGTTGCCGTGGAACTCGCCCCCGATTCCCACGAGCCCACCGTTCACGGGCCGGATCCGAGTCTGTCCCGTGAGCGTCCCCGCCACCTGGACGCCGAAGACGGACCTCGAAGGATCCGACGTGTCGATCAGCCCGAGCCGGCTCAGGAAAAAGCAGTCGACGGGCTTGCTCGTCGAGAAACGCTGCTCGAACTCGTTGAAGACCAGGTACTGGACACTCAGGCGGGTCGGAACCTGCGTGAGGAAGTCTTCCGTACAAGGCGCGAGCACCAGAAAAGGCACCACGGTGCCGCCCGTCACGGGATTCGTCGCTCCGTCGAAAAAGTGGTCCATGACGAGGACGTCGGGACAGCCGTCGTACTCGCCGTCCGGGCCGCCGAGAACCAGACGCGCATCCGTGTCCACGAGGCCCGGCCGAGCCCTGTGCCCGATGGCGTTGCTTTTCACGACATCGACGCAGTCTTCCTCGTCGCCCTCGGTCCGCACGATGGTCATCTCGCCCTTGAGCACGTTCCGGTCGATCGGGTTTCCGTCGAGGTCCGTCACGTAGCACTTGAGCTCACCCACGCCGGCCAGACCACCCTCGGCCGCGACACCGAACGGCGGAACATGGGTTCCGGAGTTGCTCTCGCCCCTCGGGCCGCGGACGAAAAAGCCGTCCACCGGCAGGTCTTCGCGGTCGAGCCCCCGCGAGGCGAGCCAGGCAAGCGGCTGCTCCGAGGTGAGAAAAACCCGGAAATCCGTCTCGACCCACTGCGGGAGGCAGGCGTCGGAGGAAAGCGGGCAGTCGAGGGAAAACCGGGGGTCGCCCGAAGCGGGAAAACAAGGGGCACCCGACACCGAGCACTTGCCCACGGCGTTCACGTAGAAGCACTTGGCTGCCACGGGCTCGTTCGACGTGTTGCTCAACTGGATCACGGTATCGAGCTCCGTCGACCCACCGCGCGCTACGATCACCCCCGGGTAGACCAGAAGTGCAGCCGGCTGGTCCGTAACGACCGTCTGGGCCCTCCCGAGGGACGCCGTCGCCAGAACTGCCACCGCCACCATCGTCCAGTTCGTTCTCATAACCTCCTCCTTACCTCGCACCGCCCGTGCACCCACGCCTGCCTCACGGGACCAACTGTTCCGCGGGGATCGTGATCAGATCCGGCGTGGGACGAAGGCCCTCGTGGTGCGGGTTGAAGGCCGCTGCCGCCATTTCGTCCGCGTCGATCTCGAACGGGTTCACGAGCCCCCCCGAAGGACTCCCGACACCCTTCAGGTGAAACTCTTCCGCCACCAGAGCCACCCCGAACGGGGTCCCCGCAGCCGGCCGAATTTTCGTCTTGAGAAACATCGTGCCCTGCGGATCGGGTAGCCCCGTTCCGGAGAAGGTGAGCGCCGAAGCGCCCGTTTCGTGGAGGAAAAAGCTACCCCAGCACGTCACGGTCGTGGAGACGGAAAACTGGGATTCGAACTCGTTCGTCGTGAGGAACTGGAGCGTGACACTCGTCGGCACCTGCGTCTCGAAATTCTGCGTGCACGGAACGACCGTGAGCTCCGTGAACACCTCGGAGGAATTGCCGTTCCCCCCGCCGGATCCGCTTCCGTTTGCCAGCATGTCCTCGAGAGCGAGGCTCGGCGAGCCGTCGGCCTGGTGGTTCACGATCCAGGTCTGCGGGCAGGCGTTGTACTCGATCGCACACGGCGCCGACTCCCCGCACTGCTCGTCCGACGTGCACACCGCCCCCTGCAGCGCTCCTCCCCCGGCACATTGCCCGCCACCCAACACCAGCGTCCCGTCCCCGTTGTTGTTCGTCCCGAGAATCCCGATCGCGTTGTACTTCGAGACGTCCCCGCTCCCGAGCGTCACCAGCGTCGCTTCCCCCTTCAGATGGTTGCCCGCCACCGGCGCCCCGCTCGCATCCACCTCCACGCACTTCAGCTCCCCCGTGAAATCCGGCACCACCGGCGGCACCAACCCCGGGTCGAACCCCGCATCGTCGCAGTCCGAATTCCCGGGCCCGCAGGGCTCGTCCAGAGGATTCACCCGCCGCCCCTCGCTCACCGTCCAGTGCGTCGGCTGCTGCTTGGTCAGCACGATGTCGAAATCCACCTCCTGCCAAAGAGGCGGGTTGAGCGGCCCCTGGGGCTGCGTCGGATCCAGGAGCGCCCCGTTCACGTAAAAACAGTGCGCCCGCACCAGCGAGTTCGACGTGTTCGAAATCTGGATGATCGTGTCCCGCGTCCCGTTCGCCAAAACCTTCGGAAAAACCAAAATCGACGCGCTCCGCTCCGTCGTCACCTCCCCCAGAGCCTCCCCGCTCCACCATACCCCCACGACGAACACCAGCCCCAAAATCCCAACTCGCCTTCTACCCATTTGGCCTCTCCTTTTCCCAACCTAAAGCAGGATTCGCACCCATACCGGCTCCGACAGCCTCGGACGGCCAGTCCCGGAACCCGATCGTCCGGGACGCGCGAAGTCTAACGAGAAAACGAGGTTTGTCAAGGAAATGACGGGACCCCGTGGCGGATTTTTCGGCACTTGCTAATCTCGGAGTCATGCCAAATCGACCGCCGAGGCCGTCCGGATCCGCCCTTTTCACCGACCTCTACGAGCTCACCATGGCCGCGGTGTATTTCGAGCGCGGCATGCACGAGCCCGCCACCTTCAGCTTCTTCGTGCGGGCCTATCCACCGAACCGAGGCTATTTCGTCGCGGCGGGGCTCGAAGAAGTGCTCGAATACCTCGAGACCTTCCGGTTCACCAGGGAAGAGCTCGCCTACCTCCGGTCGACGGGCCTTTTTTCGCGGGACTTCCTCCGCTTTCTCGCCTCCGTGCGCTTCGAGGGGGACGTTTTCGCGATGCCCGAAGGCACGGTGTTCTTCGTCGACGAACCCGTTCTCGAGATCACGGCACCCTTGATCCAGGGCCAGATCGTCGAAACTTTCGTGATCAACCAGCTCCACCTCGGCACACTTCTGGCCACCAAAGCGGCCCGCTGCGTCGACGCGGCCCGAGGGCGCCGCGTCGTGGACTTCTCGCCCCGGAGGACACACGGCACGGACGCCGGGATGAAAGCGGCTCGGGCGAGCTATCTCGCCGGAGCGGCCGGAACCAGCAACGTGCTCGCCGGCAAGCGGTGGGGCATCCCCGTCTTCGGGACGATGGCCCATTCTTTCGTGGAGGTCTTCCCTCACGAAGTGGAAGCGTTCCGGGCTTTTTCCGAGGTCTTCCCGGACGCGAGCGTCTTTCTCGTCGACACGTACGACACGCTCGCCGGCGTCCGCTCGGCCGTCCGGGTCGCCCGCTCGATGGCCGAGCGAGGCAAGCTACCACGCGCGATCCGGCTCGACAGCGGGAACCTGGAAGAGCTCTCCCGTGAGGCCCGCCGCATCCTCGACGAGAACGGACTCGAAAACGTCCAGATCTTCGCGAGCGGCGGCCTCGACGAGTTCGAAATCGACCGGCTCGTCTCCTCGGGCGCGCCGATCGACGGCTTCGGAGTGGGCACCCGACTCGGGGTCTCCGAAGACGCTCCGGCCCTCGATTGCGCTTACAAGCTCGTCGAATACGCCGGCAGCGGGAGAGTCAAGCTGAGCGCGAAAAAAACGACCTGGGTGGGACGCAAACAGGTCTGGCGGCTCCGCGAGGGCGGCCGGGCCGTCACGGACTGCCTCGCCCTCCGGGACGAGCCGCGTGCGGAGATCGCGTCGTACCTGCAGGTTCCCGAGGAGCGGCTCGAACCCCTGCTCCGGCCCTTCGTCCGCGGCGGGCGCCGGGTCGAGCCCCCCGCGCCGCTTTCGGCGTCGCGGGAGCGTTTTCGGGAGGAACTCGCACGCGTCTCCTCTCGAGTATCGCCGTATTCGGGAGCCCGCCCTCTACCCGGTACGGATTTCTCCCGCACTCGAGGCCGCGCAGAAGCGGGCTACCGAGGAGGCGCGTGCCCGCACCTCGTCCGGCCTCCCGGCACCCTAGACGTCTTCGGCTTCCGCGTAGGCCAGCTCTTCCTCGACGGCGCTCTCGAAGCGCGTGAATTCCGGGAAGAACACGAGTGGAACCGTCCCCGTGGGCCCGTTTCTCTGCTTGCCGACGATGACCTCGGCCGCGTGCACGTCGGCGTTCCTGTCGTAGACGCAGGGCCGGTAGAGAAGGAGAATGACGTCCGCGTCCTGTTCGATCGCACCGGACTCGCGGAGGTCGGCGACGGCCGGCCGCTTGTCCGAACGCTGCTCGACCTGGCGGTTGAGCTGCGAGAGGGCGAGCACGGGCACGTCGAGCTCCTTGGCGAGGGCCTTGAGGGAGCGCGAGATACTCGCGATTTCCTGCTCGCGGTTCTGCTCCTTCCGCCCCTCGAGCGGGCTCGCTTTCATGAGCTGGAGATAGTCGACGACGACGAGGCCCAGCCGTGCTTCGGGCGTACGTTTGAGCCGCCGCGCCTTGGCACGGAGTTCCAGGACGTTCATGGCCGGCGTGTCGTCGATGAAAATCGGGAGCTCGGCGAGCTTTCCGGCCGCGAGGGCCAGGCGCGGGAACTCGCTCGCGGGGAACCGTCCCGAGCGAACCTGGGAGTGGTCCATGCGGGCCTCCGAGCAGAGGAGCCGGAGGACGAGCTGCTCCTTGGACATCTCGAGGGAGAAAAACGCCACACCGACCTGCGCCTCGGCTGCCGCGTGCCGCGCCACGTCGAGGGCGAACGCGGTCTTTCCCATGCTGGGCCTTCCGGCCACGACGACCAGGTCCCCGGGTTGCAAACCCGCGGTCATCCGGTCCAGGTCGAGAAAACCCGTCGGTACTCCGGTGATGGCCTCTTTGCGCTCGTAGAGTTGCTCGATGGTCTTCATGGACTGGACCATGAGCTCGCGGAGACGGAAGAACGAAGGGCGGACCTTGCGTTCCGAAATGGCGAAGATCCTCTGCTCCGCCTGGTCCAGGAACTGGTCCACGTCGAGTCCCGGGTCGTAGCCGCCGGCCGCGATTTCCGTGGCCGTGTGGATGAGGCCGCGCAGGATCGAGCACTCCCTCACGATCCTCGCGTAGTGGGCCACGTTGGCGGCGCTCGGGACGCGCTCGGCGAGCTCCGCCAGGTACGCCGCACCTCCGACCTCCTGGAGTTCACCCCGGCGCCTGAGCGCGTCCGAAAGGGTCACGAGGTCGACCGGCTCCCCCTGCGCGTTGAGCTCGAGGATCGCCCGCATGATCTTGCGGTGAGCCGAGCGGTAGAAGTCCTCGGGCCCCACGAGCTCGACGACCTCCTCGACGAGATCGTTGTCGAGAAGGAGGCCTCCCAGGACGGCCTCTTCCGCTTCCAGGTTGTGGGGAGGAAGCCTTCGCGCGAGCTCTTCCACGGGTCGTCCGCCTCTCGCTCCCGGCGACGATAGCAGCTTCGTCCCCCGACTTCCACGCACCGCTTGTGCTCTCGCCACGGAATTTCCTAGAGTCGGCTCCATGGAAGAGCTTCGGGGACGAGTGGCCGTCGTGACCGGTGCCGCGAGCGGCATCGGGGAAGCGCTGGCCCGGGCCCTCGCGAACGAGGGGGTACGACTCGTACTCGCCGACGTGGACCGAGCCTCGATGGAAAAGGTGTCGGAGGAGCTGCGTTCCCTCGGCACGGAAGTGCTCGCGGTCCCGACGGACGTCCGGCGGCTCGAGACGTCCGGAACCTCGCCGACCGGGCTTTCGGCCACTTCGGCGAGGTCCATATCGTGTGCAACAACGCCGGCGTCGCCGTCTACGGGGGACTCGAAAAAGCCTCCCATGCCGACTGGGAGTGGGTTCTCGGCGTCAACCTCTGGGGCGTCATCCACGGCGTCGAGGTTTTCGTGCCGCGGCTCGTCGCCCAGGGCAAGGGCGGACACATCGTGAACACCGCCTCGATGGCGGGGCTCGTCCCGATGCAGGGCATGGGAGTGTACGTCACGTCCAAGTACGCCGTCGTCGGGCTTTCGGAGACTCTTTACCGGGACCTCTCGGCTTACGGTATCGGCGTCACGGTCCTCTGCCCGATGCTCGTCGCCACGCGCATCGGCCAGAGCGAGCGCAACCGTCCGCCGGAGCTCGGGAGCCGCCCGGGGACGGCCCCGGAACCCGTTTCTTTCGTCGGGCGCGTGCTCCCTCCGGAACTCGTCGCACGGCGGACCCTCGAAGCCATCCGAGGAGGCGAGCTCTACGTGTTCACGCACCCCGAAAGCAGGGAAATCCTGCGGAGGAGGTTCGCCCGGCTCGACCGGGCCGCGCAAAAGGCGGCCGAGGACTAGCGCGCGAGAACGTGGTAGCCGGCGTCCACGTAGAGGACCTCGCCGGTGACCCCGGAGGCAAGGTCGCTGCAGAGATAGAGGGCGCCTCGCGCGACTTCCTCGGCGGAAACGTTGCGACGAAGCGGCGCGACTTCCGCGTGGTGGCGAAGCATGTCGCGGAACCCGCGTACCCCGGCGGCCGAGAGGGTTCGGACGGGTCCCGCCGAAATGGCGTTCACCCGGATGCCCGAGCGGCCGAGATCGTGGGCGAGGTACCGGACGCTCGCCTCGAGTGCCGCCTTGGCCACTCCCATGACGTTGTAGTTCGGCACGACGCGCCGCGATCCGATGTAGGTGAGCGTGAGGATGGCACCGGGCCCCATGAGGCCTTCGAAAGCCCGGGCGAGAGCGACCAGGGAGTAGACGCTCACCTCGAGGGCCGTCCGGAAACCTTCCCGGCCCGTGTCCACGAATCGCCCCTGCAGGTCGGATCTTTCCGCGAACGCGATCGAGTGGACCAGGATGTCCAGGCGTCCCCACGCCTCGCCCACCCTGTTCGCCGCCTCGACGATCGCCCCGTCCTCCCGGACGTCGCAGGGAAACACGAGCTCGCTGCCGATCCGTTCGGCCAGAGGGCGAACGCGCTTCTCGAAAGGCGTACCCGCGTGGGAGAGGGCTACCCGGGCCCCTTCCTCGTGGAAACTGCGGGCGATGGCCCATGCGAGACTGTGCTCGTTGGCCACCCCGAACACGGCGGCCCGCTTTCCGTCGAGCAATCCCACGACCGAGCGCTTCAGTCGCAGTTCTCGAGAATCGTGGCGGCTCCCTGCCCCATGCCGCCGCAGATCGTGGCGAGGCCGTACCGGTATCCGCGGCGACGCATCTCGATCGCGCACGTACCGACGAGCCGGGCGCCCGAAGCTCCCACGGGGTGACCGATCGCGCAGGCACCCCCGTTCGGATTGATCTTCTCGGCGTCCTTTTCTTTCAGCCCGAACTCTTTCATGAGCGCGATCGGTGCGCACGCGAACGCCTCGTTGATCTCGATGACGCCCATGTCGCCGAGCCCGAGCCCCGACCTTTCGAGCGCCCGGCGCGTGGCCGGGATCGCCGAGTAGATCAGGTCCGTGGGATGGCAGGCCCCGGTCGCCATCGTGTGAATCCGGGCCCACGGTCGAACTCCGAGTCGGCGTGCTTTCTCGCCGGACACGAGCACGCACACGGCAGCGCCGTCGGCCTGTGCCGAGGCCGTGGCGGCGGTGATTTTGCCGTCCGGGCGGTACACCGGGGGCAGGGAGCGGATCTTTTCGAGGGTCGTGTCCGGACGCGGGCACTGGTCGTGTTCGACGAGAACGGTCTTTCCCTCGGGGTCGAGTCCTTCCACGGGGACGATCTCTTCCCGGAGCCTTCCGCTTCTCTGAGCTTCGACGGCTCTGCGATGGCTCCGGAGAGCCCACTCGTCCATTTCTTCCCGACCGATTCCGAGTCGCTCGCAGAGCCGCTCGGCTCCCTGACCTCCGTTCAGGTCGATGAGATTGATCTTGGCGGCCATCCTCGGATTGGGGTTCATGGCCGAAAGCATGGTCCCCGCCTGGCGGACGACCTCCTCCATGTCCATCCCGTCCTTCATGACGGGGATCCGGAAGTGCGTCATACTGTCGAGCCCTCCGGCGAGGTACACGTCCCCCATGCCGCACTGGATGTAAAGAGCCGCGATGTGAACGGCCATCATGGCCGTCGTGCACGCCCGTTCCACGCTCAGGCCCACGACGTGTTCCGGAAAGTCGCAAAGAAACGGGATCGTCGTTCCGGGATGGGCCTGCTCGCCCATCATTTCGACCGCTCCCAGGATCACCCCGTCCACGTCGTTCGCCGAGATCCCGGTCCGCCGGAGCGCCTCGGAAAGCACGGCAGCGGCCAGGTCGTCCGAGCGGACTCGACGGAAGACTCCCTTCACGGGATCGGCCTTGCCGAAGGGTGTCCGAACGTAACCTACGAGAAACGCGTCACGGAGCTCCGCCATGGTTTTTTTCCTCCTTCGAGTTCGGCCTTCTTCGGTTAGTCTCCGGGCGCGGAAGCGTCAACGCCGTAGAGGATCGCGGCCACCAGGTCCGCCGCCCCGAGGAAACCGTCGAGGTTCGCGTCCGCCATCGCACTCGACCGCACGGTTCCTCGCCGCACGAAGTCGCGCAGGTCCCCGTCCCCGTCGAAAAGCTCCCGGACCAGCAGAGCCACGTCCCGATCGTCGACGGTACCGTCGGCGTCGAGATCCCCGAGCGGGGGTCGGAAGTCTCCCGTGTTCCGCAGGATGCTCAGATTGTTGCCGTCCAGGTTCGCCGTGACGATGTCCAGACGACCGTCACGGTCGAGGTCCGCGAGTACGACGTCGATCGGAGAACGCCCCACGCGAAAGCGGCGGCGGGGCTCGAAAGACCCGCTTCCCGCGGAGAGAAAAACGGAAACCGCGTCGTCGAAGCTGTCCGCCGTGACGAGGTCCGTCGTGCCGTTGCCGTCGAGATCCCCGAGCGCCACGGCCTGAGGAACCCCTCCCGTGAGGAGGACCGCTTCGCCCGCGATCCCTCCCGCGCCGTCGCCGAAAAAGATTCGGACCTGGTCCTCGGCTTCGCTCGCCACGACCAGGTCCTCCACCCCGTCACCGCTCAGGTCCCCGACCGCAAGAGCCGACGGCAGCACCGGGGCAGGGATCGTATCGCCGGGGACGAAAGCACCTCCCCCACCACCGAAAAAGAGACTCACGGAGTCCTCGAGCTGGTTGGCGACGGCCAGGTCCACGATCCTGTCCCCGTTGAGGTCACCGATCCCGAGGGCGACCGGGCCCGGGTCGGGCTCCGCTCCCGTCACGAACTCTCCGAGCCCGACGAACGTGCCACCGTCCCGCCCCAGGTAGACCGAAATCGACCCGTCGAACGTGTTCGCGCAGAGGACGTCGAGCCTCCCGTCACCGTCGAGGTCGGCGAGCTCCACCGCGGCCGGGCCCGTTCCCACGTCGAGCCGCCCTCCCGTCGTCACGCCCGAGGCAGGCCGGAAGAAAAAAACGTCCACGACGTCCCGGTTCACGAGGGCGACAGCGAAGTCGGGATATCCGTCCCCATCCAGGTCCCCGAGATCCAAATCGCTCGGCCGCGCTCCCAGAGGGAACTGCACCCTCGGGCGAAAAGCCAGGGGAGCGAAGCCGAAAAGGAGGCTCACCGACCCGCTCCCGTTGTCGGCCGTCGCGAGGTCCGACCATCCGTTGCGGTCGAGGTCGCCCACCGCCAGGGCCAAGGGCAGCTCTCCCACGCCCAGGAGCTCCACGAAGTCCAGCGCCCGAGCGGAGGAGGTGACGAGGAACATGGACAATGCCAGGTAAGTTGGGTTGAAGTTCCTAATTGTGTGGGTTAAACTTCCCAAGCAGTCCGACCCGCAGTGTTTTTTCCTAGGGCTTTCACGAAGGGGACGCAACGATGAGAGGAACGACACGAACCGACGAAGGATTCACCGTCCCCCGACGCATTTCTCGCTTCGCCCTCGAGCAACGAAGCCGTCTCCTCGAAGGCGAAACCGAAGGCATCCGGCGG
The sequence above is a segment of the Candidatus Binatia bacterium genome. Coding sequences within it:
- the dnaB gene encoding replicative DNA helicase — translated: MEELARRLPPHNLEAEEAVLGGLLLDNDLVEEVVELVGPEDFYRSAHRKIMRAILELNAQGEPVDLVTLSDALRRRGELQEVGGAAYLAELAERVPSAANVAHYARIVRECSILRGLIHTATEIAAGGYDPGLDVDQFLDQAEQRIFAISERKVRPSFFRLRELMVQSMKTIEQLYERKEAITGVPTGFLDLDRMTAGLQPGDLVVVAGRPSMGKTAFALDVARHAAAEAQVGVAFFSLEMSKEQLVLRLLCSEARMDHSQVRSGRFPASEFPRLALAAGKLAELPIFIDDTPAMNVLELRAKARRLKRTPEARLGLVVVDYLQLMKASPLEGRKEQNREQEIASISRSLKALAKELDVPVLALSQLNRQVEQRSDKRPAVADLRESGAIEQDADVILLLYRPCVYDRNADVHAAEVIVGKQRNGPTGTVPLVFFPEFTRFESAVEEELAYAEAEDV
- a CDS encoding hypothetical protein (possible pseudo, frameshifted); translated protein: MCNNAGVAVYGGLEKASHADWEWVLGVNLWGVIHGVEVFVPRLVAQGKGGHIVNTASMAGLVPMQGMGVYVTSKYAVVGLSETLYRDLSAYGIGVTVLCPMLVATRIGQSERNRPPELGSRPGTAPEPVSFVGRVLPPELVARRTLEAIRGGELYVFTHPESREILRRRFARLDRAAQKAAED
- the fabI gene encoding enoyl-[acyl-carrier-protein] reductase [NADH], with the translated sequence MGLLDGKRAAVFGVANEHSLAWAIARSFHEEGARVALSHAGTPFEKRVRPLAERIGSELVFPCDVREDGAIVEAANRVGEAWGRLDILVHSIAFAERSDLQGRFVDTGREGFRTALEVSVYSLVALARAFEGLMGPGAILTLTYIGSRRVVPNYNVMGVAKAALEASVRYLAHDLGRSGIRVNAISAGPVRTLSAAGVRGFRDMLRHHAEVAPLRRNVSAEEVARGALYLCSDLASGVTGEVLYVDAGYHVLAR
- a CDS encoding acetyl-CoA acetyltransferase; protein product: MAELRDAFLVGYVRTPFGKADPVKGVFRRVRSDDLAAAVLSEALRRTGISANDVDGVILGAVEMMGEQAHPGTTIPFLCDFPEHVVGLSVERACTTAMMAVHIAALYIQCGMGDVYLAGGLDSMTHFRIPVMKDGMDMEEVVRQAGTMLSAMNPNPRMAAKINLIDLNGGQGAERLCERLGIGREEMDEWALRSHRRAVEAQRSGRLREEIVPVEGLDPEGKTVLVEHDQCPRPDTTLEKIRSLPPVYRPDGKITAATASAQADGAAVCVLVSGEKARRLGVRPWARIHTMATGACHPTDLIYSAIPATRRALERSGLGLGDMGVIEINEAFACAPIALMKEFGLKEKDAEKINPNGGACAIGHPVGASGARLVGTCAIEMRRRGYRYGLATICGGMGQGAATILENCD